In Aegilops tauschii subsp. strangulata cultivar AL8/78 chromosome 3, Aet v6.0, whole genome shotgun sequence, one genomic interval encodes:
- the LOC120975370 gene encoding uncharacterized protein has translation MALRSSSWLLISLLLAVTPAPSTCEDSVRIADAGGLLQCYPAPALTNATNGTAFRATLLPLLRSLPSAAAHTGFASLRSVTRGERAFARGLCFGNTTVPSECARCLSAAAGNLTAGCGATSRRAGIWSDRCFVGYADTNASSPSEDAFRARVLFDAVPASKVNTKSFYYAHLHNELVAMAKDVARRAAANISGPRMLATAEGTNSESVVSRTVHVLAQCRRDRTAADCVQCLQESVQGVDWDLNVARVDGGVAAAVVGFNCYLRFEVSTAVSDNDLNTGIQVAFALVCTLAGALSTYLCAFDR, from the exons ATGGCGCTTCGATCGTCCTCGTGGCTGCTGATCTCCCTCCTCCTCGCCGTGACGCCAGCCCCTAGCACATGTGAGGATAGCGTCCGCATCGCGGACGCAGGCGGCTTGCTGCAATGCTACCCGGCGCCGGCGCTCACCAACGCCACCAACGGCACGGCGTTTCGCGCCACCCTGCTCCCGCTCCTCCGCTCTctcccctccgccgccgcgcACACGGGCTTCGCCTCCCTACGGTCCGTCACCCGCGGGGAGCGCGCGTTCGCGCGGGGGCTCTGCTTCGGCAACACCACGGTGCCGTCCGAGTGCGCCCGGTGCCTGTCCGCCGCGGCTGGGAACCTCACCGCTGGCTGCGGTGCCACCAGCCGGCGCGCTGGCATCTGGAGCGACCGGTGCTTCGTCGGCTACGCCGACACCAATGCATCCTCGCCAAGCGAGGACGCCTTCCGCGCCCGGGTCCTCTTCGACGCCGTCCCTGCCTCTAAGGTCAACACCAAATCCTTCTACTACGCCCACCTGCACAATGAGCTCGTCGCCATGGCGAAGGACGTGGCGCGGCGCGCGGCCGCAAACATCTCCGGGCCGCGGATGCTGGCCACAGCGGAGGGGACCAACTCCGAGAGCGTGGTGAGCAGAACAGTGCACGTTCTGGCGCAGTGCAGGAGGGACCGCACGGCGGCGGACTGCGTCCAGTGCCTGCAGGAGTCGGTGCAGGGCGTGGACTGGGACCTCAACGTTGCCCGCGTCGACGGTGGCGTGGCGGCCGCAGTGGTGGGCTTCAACTGCTACCTACGGTTCGAGGTCTCCACTGCAGTGAGTGACAACGATCTCAATACCG GTATACAAGTGGCGTTTGCCTTGGTATGTACGTTGGCAGGAGCCCTATCGACGTATCTGTGTGCTTTTGACAGGtga